The following coding sequences are from one Eublepharis macularius isolate TG4126 chromosome 19, MPM_Emac_v1.0, whole genome shotgun sequence window:
- the LOC129346340 gene encoding pleckstrin homology domain-containing family A member 3-like — MEGALLKWTNYLSGWQPRYFVLENGILSYYDSQDDVGKGSKGSIKMAVCEIKVHTTDPTRMELVIPGEQYFYLKAGGAAERQKWLVALGSSKACLGDSRSQKEKDQNLSHESLGRKLSELRLYCDVLTQQVLAVQEATHPQDNGSPLDIQKMNEASSLLRATCSQFICTLEECMKFANTRLAPELYCPSVPQPSDFVGTKLPHSHRVRRSMSHTGIVSSDRALEPARISPKGTVTVLRNLEEMVMLRSQQWGQQNCRSGSPTGTIVEEAADDPSPARDSPAGSAGGDQRV, encoded by the exons ATGGAGGGAGCGCTGTTGAAATGGACCAACTACCTCTCAG GTTGGCAGCCACGGTACTTTGTGCTCGAGAACGGCATCCTTTCGTATTACGACTCCCAGGATGATGTGGGCAAGGGAAGCAAAGGTAGCATCAAGATGGCTGTGTGTGAGATAAAAG TACACACTACTGATCCCACTCGTATGGAATTGGTCATCCCAGGTGAACAGTACTTTTACCTGAAGGCGGGAGGTGCTGCCGAAAGACAGaaatggctggtggctctgggcaGCTCCAAGGCATGCCTTGGGGACAGCAGGAGCCAGAAAGAGAAAG ATCAGAATCTAAGCCATGAGTCGTTGGGGCGGAAGCTGTCCGAGCTGCGGCTATACTGTGATGTGCTGACGCAGCAGGTGCTGGCTGTGCAAGAAGCGACACATCCCCAAGATAACGGATCCCCACTCGACATCCAG AAGATGAACGAGGCTTCATCCTTGTTACGGGCCACCTGCAGCCAGTTCATCTGCACGCTAGAAGAATGCATGAAATTTGCCAACACCCGGTTGGCTCCTGAGCTGTACTGCCCTTCGGTCCCCCAACCTTCTGATTTTGTGGGCACCAAACTCCCACATTCCCATCGG GTAAGACGCTCTATGAGCCATACAGGCATAGTCTCCTCGGACAG AGCTCTGGAGCCAGCTAGGATCTCTCCCAAGGGCACCGTGACGGTTCTGCGCAACTTGGAGGAAATGGTGATGCTCCGCTCACAGCAGTGGGGGCAACAGAATTGCCGGTCGGGAAGCCCCACTGGCACCATCGTTGAAGAAGCAGCTG ACGACCCATCGCCAGCGCGAGACTCGCCAGCGGGTTCAGCCGGCGGAGACCAGCGAGTGTAA